The DNA sequence AGCGGATGATGGTTGAACTCCCGGCACACCGCCCCCGCCACCCGCAGCGCGCCATCGGCGAACTCTTCCACGAGGCGGGTGAAGCGGGGGTAGTTGGCCACGACCATCCATGTGTCGAACCCGGCCCGGCAAGTGGGCCGAAAGCGGTCCGGGGCCTCCCAGGAGCCCACCGCCTGCTCCTGGAGCCGGCGCAGCACCCGGGCGAACGGCTCGTCGGGCCGCCACGAAACCCGGGTGGTGACGGTGTCGCCCAGCAGGCCGACGCCCCGGTCGTATCCGGGCAGGCCGGGCGGACGTCCCGCCGCACCCGCCCCGAAGGCCACCGTGTCCTCTCCCAGTTCCTCGCCCACCATCAGCGCCCACAAGCCCTGAATGAGCGTGGCGGGGGTCACCGCGTGGGGACGGGCCTGCTCGCTCAGCCGGGCGGTGACCTCCGGCGGCACTTCCAGGCTCAGCTCGCGCGGCAGACCGGCCGACGCGGGCACCCGCCTCCGGCCGAGCAGGGAGCGCCCCTTGACCTGATCGGGCGCTGCCGAGCGGCTGGCACCGGCCGCCCGTGCGACGAAGTCCGCGTACGGCACGGCCTCGTCCAGCACGGTGAGGTCGTTGATTCCCGCGTACAGGGTGAACAGCTCCCGCAGGTACAGCGTGGTGGACCAGCCGTCGAGCACCGCGTGGTGGTGGGTGAGCACCAGTTGGAACCACCGCGATGCCAGTTGGACCAGAGCCAGCCGCAGCGAGGGGCCCGCCGCCAGGTCGAACCCCGCACGCGGGTCCGCATCGAGCAGCCCGGCCAGCGCCCGCGCAGCCGCCCCGCGTCCACCGGCCCCTCCAGATCAACCAGACTCTGAATCAGGTAGACGTTCCACGCCCCGCCCCGCACGAGTACGCCATACGGACTCACTGAGCATCTCCGCCTGCCATGCCGAAGCCCGCTTCTCCGTCGTCCTTCCCGGCACAGCCGTCACGGCCATAACCGCGTCATGCCCACCACCGCCCGGCAGGTGGGACGCAGAGGGTGGCGCGCGTTGCTCAGGCCGTACGGTCGAAGGCCCGGCGGCCGAGCGCCCGCATCGCCCGTGTCTGCCGCCGACGGGTCCACACGGCGAGGGGGCACGACGGCCCGGTGCGGGGCGAGCCCCGGCGGCGCAAGCCCTCACAGCATCTGGTACCACTGGTACCGTGAGGGCCAAATCGGACCCCAAGGCGAGGAACCCTGTGCTTCCCCGACCCGGCACAGCGAGCAGCCATCGCCGCCGCGGCCGCGGTCGAGCGGCGGGCGCGCCGGGCCCCGGAGAAGCAGGAGCAAGGGCACCCCGCGTGAGCCAGCCGGAACCGCCACACCCGCTCGACGTCACCTTCCTGCTGCACGCCGCGGAACTCCTGGACGGGGACCCGCAGGTCGACGACTACGGGCCCCTCTACGCCGCCACCGCACGGGTCAACGCCCGGGCGCTGGAACACGACATCTACGGATCACTCTTCCTCAAGGCCGCAGCCCTCCTCCAGACCCTAGTCAAACTGCCCTGCCTGGAACACTCCAACGAAGCCTTCGCCTGGCACGCCACCGAGGCCTACCTCATGCTCAACGAACGCCGACTCGACTACCCGCCCAAGGCGGCCGCCGCACTCGTACGCGACGCGGCCACCGGAACGCTCGGCGTCGCCCGCATCGCCCGCCAGCTACGCGACTGGGCCAACATCTGACCTTCCACCGGGCCGCCGCAGAAGGCAGTGGTTCACGCCTTCCGCTGCGGGCGCTTGTCCTCCTTCGGCAGGGAGGCGCGCAGGTGCTCCGCGGTGTGGGTGCGTGCGGAGCGGGCCATCTCGGTGGGGGTGCCGGTGAAGACGATCTCGCCGCCGTGTTTGCCCGCGTCGGGGCCGATGTCGATGATCCAGTCGGCGTGCTTGATGACGTCGAGGTCGTGTTCCACGACGATCACGGTGTTGCCGTCGTCGACGAGCCGGTCCAGGAGGGCGAGCAGGTGGTCGAGGTCGGCCATGTGCAGGCCGGTGGAGGGCTCGTCGAAGACGTAGACGCGGCTCTTCTCGTGCAGGCGGTTGGCGAGTTTGATGCGCTGGCGTTCGCCGCCGGAGAGTTCGGTGAGGGGGCGGCCGAGGGTGAGGTAGCCCAGGCCCACCTCCTCCAGGGGTGCGAGGCGGTCCAGGACGGCGGGGTCGGTGAAGTGGTCCGGGGCTTCTTCGACGGTCATGCCGAGGACGTCGACGACGTTCTTGCCCGCGATCTTGTAGTCGAGGACCTCGGCGCGGTACCGGGTGCCGTCGCACAGCTCGCAGACGGTGGTCACCGGGTCCATGAAGGCCAGGTCCATGGTGATGGTGCCGCGGCCCTTGCACTCGGGGCAGCCGCCCGCCGAGTTGAAGCTGAAGAGCCCGGGGTCGACCTTGAAGTCCTTGGCGAACTGCGTACGGATGCGGTCCCAGACGTCGGTGTAGGTGGCGGGTGTCGAGCGGGGCGAGATGCCGATGGCCGACTGGTCGATGACGATCGCCTCGGGGTGCTCGGTGGCGAACACCCCCGAGATGAGTGTGCTCTTGCCCGATCCGGCCACGCCGGTCACGGCGGTGAGCACGCCGAGGGGGAAGTCGACGGTGACGTTCTTGAGGTTGTGCAGACGGGCGCCTCGGACGCTCAGGCGGCCGGTGGGCTTGCGGTGGTCGCCCTTGATGTCGGGCGAGCGCTTGAAGCATCGGCCTGTGAGGGTGCCGCTGGTCTTGAGCTGCTTGACTGTGCCTTCGAAGACGATCTCGCCGCCGTGCGTGCCGGCGCCGGGCCCTACGTCGATGATGTGGTCGGCGATCGCGATGACGTCGCGGTCGTGCTCGACGACCAGGACGGTGTTGCCCTTGTCGCGCAGCGCGCACAGGAGCGTGTTGAGCCGGGCGACGTCCAGCGGGTGCAGGCCGACGCTCGGTTCGTCGAAGATGTACGTCATGCCGCTGAGGCTGCTGCCGAGCTGACGCACCGTCTTCAGGCGCTGCCCCTCGCCGCCGGAGAGCGTGGGCGTTGCGCGGTCCAGGGACAGATAGCCCAGGCCGATCGCTTCGATGCGGTGGAGGACGGCGAGGGCGGCCGGGACGACCGCGGTGGCCGCCGGTCCCTTGATGCGCTCCAGGACGGCGACGAGGTCGGTGACCTCCATCGCGCAGTAGTCGGCGAGGGTGTGCCTGCCGACCTTCGTGGCGCGTGCCGCCGCGTTGAGCCGGGAGCCGCCGCAGTCCGGGCAGACCTGGTCGGCGACGACGCGCTCGGCGGCCTCGCGCTGGCGGTCCTTGAGCGAGTTCAGGCCGGGCTTGATGAAGCGTCGTGTGAAGCGGTCCACGAGCCCCTCGTACTCGCTGACGAGGACGTTGCCGCTGTGGGTCGTGCGCGTGGACTTGAAGCCGCTGCCGTGCAGCAGCAGTTCCCTGTCCTTCTTGGAGTACGCGCCGACGGGTTTGTCCGGGTCGAAGAGACCGATCTCGGCGTACATCTGCCAGTACGACTTGCCGACGGCGAACGACGGGTGCTGGATGGCGCCCTGGTTCAGGGACTTGCTGAAGTCGATCAGCTTTTCGACGTCCACCTGGGTCGTGCGGCCCAGCCCTTCGCAGGAGGGGCACATGCCCTGCGGGTCGTTGAAGGAGTACGCGCTCGACGGCCCCGCACTCGGCTTGCCGTAACGCGAGAAGAGCACGCGCAGCACGGCGTTGGCCTCGGTCATGGTGCCCACCGTGGAGCGCGACCCGCCGCCGACGGGCTTCTGGTCCACGACGACCGCCGGTGTGAGGTTCTCGATCCGCTCGAACCTGGGCCGCTCGTGGCGGGGCAGCCGGTTGCGGATGAACGACGGGTAGATCTCGTTGAGCTGGCGCTGCGACTCCACGGCGATCGTGTCGAAGACGATCGACGACTTACCCGAACCCGAGACGCCGGTCACCACCGTCAGCTTGCCCACCGGGACGCGTACGGTGATGTCCTTGAGGTTGTTCTCGCGGGCACCCGTGACGACGATGTGTCCGTTGCCGCGCGTGGTGCTGGTCATGGTGATCGCTTCCTGATGGTGCGCTTACGCAGGTCGGTGGCGGTCTCCGTGGACGAGGGCGGCACCGAGCAGGCCGAAAAAGAGCACGGAGGGTCAACGGTAGTCGGCGGGGTCGGGGTGCTGCCCGGTCCGCATGACCTCGGCGAAGTAGCGGGCCGGGTCGGGGGCCGAGCCGTCCACGTCGGTGATGCCGTACTCCCGGGCCAGGCCGCCCGCGGACACGGAGCGGCCGTTGAAGCGGGCCACGTCGGGGTCGGTGGCCAGCGCGGCCAGGACCCGTGCGACGAAGGCGGGGGTCTCGGACATTGCGAAGTCCGGGCTGGTGGCGCAGGCGTCGCGCCAGTTCTCCTCGGTGACACCGAACTTCTCCAGGACCGCCTCGGTGCGCATGAAGCCCGGAGCGAGCGCGAGCGCCGTGCAGCCGTACTCCTCGCCTTCCTGGGCCAGCGCCTTGACCATCCGGAACGGCGCGTACTTGGCCAGGTCGAAGAAGAAGGGCTCGCGGTAGTGAGCGTGGTTGAGCTCCTCGGTCCCGTCCGTGATCTCCACGACCAGGCCGCCGGGCCGCCGGATCATCAGCGGCAGGGCGTAGTGGCTGGTGACGAAGTGGGACTCGACGCCCAGGCGCAGCATGCGCCGCCCCTTGTCGAGGTCGTGTTCCCACATCCTGACCTTCTTGCCGTACTCGACGAGATGGTCGCCGCCCCAGATCACGTTGACGAGGATGTCGAGGCGCCCGTGGTCGCGCTCGATCCGGGCCACCAACTCCCGCACCTGTGCGTCCTGGAGGTGGTCGACCATGACGGCGATTCCCTCACCTCCGGCCGCGGTGACCAGGTCAGCGGTCTGCTCGACCGTCTCGGCCGGACGCCCCGTCTCGCTCACCGCGCCACGGGCGGTGCGGCCGGTGACATAGACGGTGGCCCCGGCCCGGCCCAGTTCGACGGCCATCGCCCGGCCTCCGCCGCGGGTCGCCCCCGCGACCAGCGCGACCTTCCCGGACAGCGCCGCCCCTCCGCCTGCGCTTGGCTCCTTCTCCGCATTCATGGCGACAACTCCTCATTTGCCTTGATGTGACGTGAACGGAGCATATGGTCGCTATAGGCCAGATCACGTCCTATTCCGCACGCCTTCCGCGCCTGGGGCGACGAGGCCCGCACTGAATCGGGAGCAAGGGTCGCGCCACCATCGACTCATTCTAGTACATACGTACAGCCTATGCAGGCGCAAGGATCGCCCATGCCCCGCACGGGCCAGCTTCCGGAGTACTCACCCACAGGGCACTCCCCCGGCTTGCAGTCGGCCGCCAGGACGCGCCTCTCCTCTAGATCCCCTGATGTGGCACCTAGGCAGCCATGCCATACGTCGGCATCAAGCCCTCGCCCGGCCCGCCGTGAGCCGATGCCATCAGGTGCATTGCGAGCGGCAAAACAATGGTACAAACGTCTCGTAACTTGATCCAGCAGCTAGAGTCGCCGCGCGATACACCGCCAGACCGAGGAGAGTCCGCAACCTTGAACACGCTTGCGCTGGGGCCCGAGTGGCTGTCCGCGGACCACTTGATCGCACAGTTCGGCCTGGCCGGCATCCTGGTCATCGTCTTCGCCGAATCCGGGCTGTTCGCGTTCCTGCCCGGTGACTCACTCCTGTTCACCGCAGGGCTGCTCGTCGCGGACGGCACCCGCATCACCCAGCCGCTGTGGCTGGTCTGCACCCTGATCGTGGCCGCCGCGATCCTCGGCGACCAAGTCGGCTACCTCATCGGCAAGTTCGTCGGACCGAAGCTCTTCAACCGGCCTCACTCCAGGCTCTTCAAGCGCGAGAACCTCGACAGCGCCCACGAGTTCATGGACAAACACGGACCGAAGGCCATCGTGCTCGCCCGCTTCGTGCCCATCGTCCGGACGTTCGCGCCCATGGTCGCGGGCGCGGGGTCGATGACGTACCGCACCTTCCTGACGTACAACGTCGTCGGCGGCGCGGCCTGGGGCGCGGGCGTCACCGCCGCGGGCTACTGGCTCGGCCAGATCGCCTTCATCAAGGAGCACGTCGAAGGCATCATCGTCGGCATCGTGCTGATCTCCGTCGCCCCCGTAGCACTTGAAGTCCTCAGGGCGCGCGGTAAGTCCGGATCCGTCGCCGGACCCCGCGCCCGAAGGAGCGGCCACACCACGACTCAACACGGCCGCCACGCGAAACGCAGCAGATGACCGGGCAGGCCACGGCCGCCCCAGAACCCATGACCGGACCACCAGCCCGGGAGGAAGGCCCGAGAGACAGAGCCCCTCGGGCACGTCGCGAAAACCTCGGGCGGTAGGCGTGGCGGTGCTGGGGCTGCCGCGGTCGCCTCTACTGGGGTCGCATCAGGTACAGGTCTTCACCCCATGCGTCCAGCACCGGTCCGTGCCCGGCCCGCCGGGCCGCCGCCTCGACCTGGGCGAAGAGACGACGCTGTGTGGTCACGTCGCCCGCGCCTGAGATGTGGTCCGCAGCGTCGAGCAGCAACCCGGTGTCCCAGCCGGGCAGCGGGAATCGGGCAAGCTCCCATTCCAGATACTTGTTGTAGGGGCGGGGACGCCGGTCCAGGGCGAAGAGCAGCTCCAGCAGGAACCGGATGCTGTCGGCGGCGTCGAGTCGGGCCGCGAGGGCATGTCCGTCGCGGTCGTTCTTGACCGAGCGGTAGAGGGAGTTGGCGTAGGCATCGAGCCACTCGCTCGCCGCCCGGAAGGCTTCACCGGCGCCGAGCCGCGCCTTGCTGGTCAGGATCTGGGCGATGACTCCGTCGAGCCGGTCGAACACGACCTTGGCGCGGGCAAGGGCGTACCGCTCGAAGCCGGGCATTCCCGCGGCGCGGAACTCGACGAGGGAGAGGACGACGAGGTCGAGTTCTGGGGTGCGGTGTCCTGTGAACCGGGTGAGGTCCGTCTTCGCACCATCGGCGAGGACGACGTACAGGTCGTGGTCGGAGTACTCAGTGGTCATGCCCTCGTGGGCCCGGGATCCTTTGAGGACAAGGCCGACGACAGCTGAATCAGCGGCGGCGAGTTCGACAAACGCATCGTAGGCGAGGGGCTCATGAGCAGTCATTGCGTGATCTCCACTGTTGTGGTGCTGGATATGCCAGCCGGGCGGCCCCGCTCATCAGGGTCGCCCGCACCGTCTGCGGCGACGCTTGGTCACCGCTCGGAAGATCAACGCACAGGCGGACTCTACCGCCCGGCCCGCTGAGCGGTCTCGCATTGCGCCGCCTCATGGACGGCAGGTGCGCGGTCGGTGTTGAGTCCCCCGAAAACCCGGTCACAGCCATTCGTTGATGACCGCGATGTGGACGGTGGCCTCGTAGCGGACGGCAAGTTCGTCGTACCTCGTGGCGACGGCCCGGTGTCTCTTGAGTCGGTTGATGCCGCACTCAGTCCGCCGCGGGAGCGTCCGAGCGCATGGTCGGCCGGCTCGGTGGCGACTCCGCCGGGCGGCTCCTTCTGCAGGGCCCCCCTTTCGCCGCCCCGGCAGCGTGCTGATGAGCCCGGCGGCCCGCCTTCGCACGGGGGCAATCCCCACCGTCAAGTAGGTGGCGTGCTCCAGTGACCCGTCCGGCGTCCGTGCGCGAGGGTGACCGGCATGACGACCAGGTCGCATTTCATTCCCGCGCGTACGCGCTCTCGAACCGGCGCTGCTGAACGACTCGTTCACCGCGGAAGCCGTCTGGGCCTCGTGGCTGCGGTGTCCGTCCTGACCGTGGTCGGGTTGGGGGCCGGACCGGGGCAGGCGGTCGCGCAATCACCTACTCAAGAAGCCGCCGTGTCGGCCCACCACGGGCCCGCCACTGACAGTGGCTCCAGGGCACAGCAGCGCGACCGGCTGGCGCAGTTGGCGCGGAAGGTGGTGGCCGCCGGGGCGCCCGGCGTGATGGTGCGGGTGGACGACGGACGCGGCAAGCCGGTCGAGGTCGCCGAACAGGCGCCGTGGGCCCGGTCCGAGCACCGGCTTCGGCTGAGCGATGAGTTCCGGATGGGCTCCAACACCAAGACCATGATGGCCACCCTCGTCCTGCAACTGACCGCCGAGGGCAAGCTCGCGCTGACCGACCCGGTGGACAAGTGGCTGCCGGGCCAGGTGCCGGGCGGCCACGCGATCACGCTGCGGATGCTGCTCAACCACACCAGCGGCCTGGCCGACTACACCGAGGACCCCGCGCTCCTGCCGTCCATCCTGGGCAAGGACCAACGGCGGTGGACCTCGGAGCGACTCCTCGCCGTGGGCGTACGCCACGATCCCCTCTTCGCCCCCGGCGCCAAGTGGTCGTACAGCAACACGAACTACGCCGCCGTGGGTGCCGTCCTGGAAAATGCCACTGGCAACAGCCTGGCCGAGCTGGTCCGCGACCGGATCGCCCGGCCGCTCGGTCTGAAGCACACGTACTACGCCGAGGACTCCACCTGGCGCGGCCCGCACGCCCGCGGCTACGAACCCGACGCGACGCACATGCCACCGGGTGTGCCGACCGAGTTCCGGGACTACGCCGGGGTCCCCCGCGCGGGGCATGTGGATGTCTCCGCCAACAGTCCTTCGTGGGGCGGGGCGGCCGGGGCGGTGGTGTCCACCGCCCGCGACTGGGACCGCTTCTCCACCGCGCTGATGTCCGGCAGGCTCCTGCCCGCCGCGCAACTGGCGCAGCTGCGCACCACCGTGCCGATCTTCCCCGACCGGCCGAAGGGGCCCGGCTACGGCCTCGGCATCGAGACCCTCACCACCGAGTGCGGCACGGTGTGGTCCCACGACGGTGGCATCCCGGGCTACCTCAGCACCCACCTCACCGACCCCACCGGCAAGCGCACGGCGAGCGTCCTCATCTCCACGGAGGCGTTCGCCGAGTTCCCGGACGCCTTCCCCGCCCTGGCCACGGCGTCCAGGGCGCTGCAGTCCGCGACGCTGTGCGCCATGTTCGGCAAGCCCGCGCCGGGTGCGGCCCGCACTGGCTGAGCGCCGCGGGGCCACCCCGTGTCTCGGTGCCAGGACACCCCTGGCGCCGCCCGCCGTCGCGGGCAGAGCGGCCATCATGGACGCGCTTCGCCGTGCCTCTGCCTGACGGGGTGCTCCGGTCGTATACCGTTCGCGGCCGTCCCCCTGTCACCGGTCCTTTCCGCCTGGACACCGTCCGGCCGCCTTCCCTTAACTGCACGACGGGCGCGCTCGGAGACGGCTGCGGGCCGGAGCGGCCCTCCGTAGGCCCCGTATCTCACGTGGGCCACCACAGGTGACCAGGGGGATGGTCTCGTTGGGTTCATTAGGTGTTCCAGCTGCTCAAGAAGGATTCTGGCGGGCGAAGGAACTGGCCCCGGACATACCGAACAACAACGGCTCGCGCTGGCTTCTCGATGGGGCGGTCGACGAAGAGGCGCTGATCGCGGCGGTGCGCGAGACCTACCGCGCGTACACGGCCGCACGAGTCGACTTCCGGACTGTCGACGGCGAACTGCGGCAGGTCGTCCGGGAGGAGAGCGCGGACTCGTGGGAGCCGGCCGTGCTCGACGTGAGCGAGGCGGACGATCCGGAGAAGGCGGCCGACGCACTCGCCGCCGAGAGCGAGCGGCGGCCCTTCGACCCGGAGCACGGGGAACTGTTCCGAGCAGGCGTGATCAGGCTGTCGGACGTACGACGGGTGCTGTTTCTGAGCGCTCATCATCTGGTGGCCGACGACTACACCCTTCTACGGCTGCTGCCCGAGCGCGTCGCCGCGTGCTATCGGGCTCTGGTGGGCGGGGCTCCGCCGCCGGACGCACCGGTCGGCGGACCGGAACTGCCCGCCGGAAGCGCCCGTATCGGCTGTATCACTCGTATCACCCGTGAGGAAGCACGCCGTCGCGAGTCAACGCGATTAGCGGAGGACTCGGCCTTCTGGCGGGACTA is a window from the Streptomyces spectabilis genome containing:
- a CDS encoding condensation domain-containing protein; amino-acid sequence: MAGLLDADPRAGFDLAAGPSLRLALVQLASRWFQLVLTHHHAVLDGWSTTLYLRELFTLYAGINDLTVLDEAVPYADFVARAAGASRSAAPDQVKGRSLLGRRRVPASAGLPRELSLEVPPEVTARLSEQARPHAVTPATLIQGLWALMVGEELGEDTVAFGAGAAGRPPGLPGYDRGVGLLGDTVTTRVSWRPDEPFARVLRRLQEQAVGSWEAPDRFRPTCRAGFDTWMVVANYPRFTRLVEEFADGALRVAGAVCREFNHHPLSLMAVPGDRLALHLAHAPEVIEPARADELAHRLALLCARAADGLDQPVRRLAQ
- a CDS encoding fic family toxin-antitoxin system, toxin component; translated protein: MSQPEPPHPLDVTFLLHAAELLDGDPQVDDYGPLYAATARVNARALEHDIYGSLFLKAAALLQTLVKLPCLEHSNEAFAWHATEAYLMLNERRLDYPPKAAAALVRDAATGTLGVARIARQLRDWANI
- a CDS encoding ATP-binding cassette domain-containing protein, yielding MTSTTRGNGHIVVTGARENNLKDITVRVPVGKLTVVTGVSGSGKSSIVFDTIAVESQRQLNEIYPSFIRNRLPRHERPRFERIENLTPAVVVDQKPVGGGSRSTVGTMTEANAVLRVLFSRYGKPSAGPSSAYSFNDPQGMCPSCEGLGRTTQVDVEKLIDFSKSLNQGAIQHPSFAVGKSYWQMYAEIGLFDPDKPVGAYSKKDRELLLHGSGFKSTRTTHSGNVLVSEYEGLVDRFTRRFIKPGLNSLKDRQREAAERVVADQVCPDCGGSRLNAAARATKVGRHTLADYCAMEVTDLVAVLERIKGPAATAVVPAALAVLHRIEAIGLGYLSLDRATPTLSGGEGQRLKTVRQLGSSLSGMTYIFDEPSVGLHPLDVARLNTLLCALRDKGNTVLVVEHDRDVIAIADHIIDVGPGAGTHGGEIVFEGTVKQLKTSGTLTGRCFKRSPDIKGDHRKPTGRLSVRGARLHNLKNVTVDFPLGVLTAVTGVAGSGKSTLISGVFATEHPEAIVIDQSAIGISPRSTPATYTDVWDRIRTQFAKDFKVDPGLFSFNSAGGCPECKGRGTITMDLAFMDPVTTVCELCDGTRYRAEVLDYKIAGKNVVDVLGMTVEEAPDHFTDPAVLDRLAPLEEVGLGYLTLGRPLTELSGGERQRIKLANRLHEKSRVYVFDEPSTGLHMADLDHLLALLDRLVDDGNTVIVVEHDLDVIKHADWIIDIGPDAGKHGGEIVFTGTPTEMARSARTHTAEHLRASLPKEDKRPQRKA
- a CDS encoding SDR family oxidoreductase, coding for MNAEKEPSAGGGAALSGKVALVAGATRGGGRAMAVELGRAGATVYVTGRTARGAVSETGRPAETVEQTADLVTAAGGEGIAVMVDHLQDAQVRELVARIERDHGRLDILVNVIWGGDHLVEYGKKVRMWEHDLDKGRRMLRLGVESHFVTSHYALPLMIRRPGGLVVEITDGTEELNHAHYREPFFFDLAKYAPFRMVKALAQEGEEYGCTALALAPGFMRTEAVLEKFGVTEENWRDACATSPDFAMSETPAFVARVLAALATDPDVARFNGRSVSAGGLAREYGITDVDGSAPDPARYFAEVMRTGQHPDPADYR
- a CDS encoding VTT domain-containing protein, yielding MNTLALGPEWLSADHLIAQFGLAGILVIVFAESGLFAFLPGDSLLFTAGLLVADGTRITQPLWLVCTLIVAAAILGDQVGYLIGKFVGPKLFNRPHSRLFKRENLDSAHEFMDKHGPKAIVLARFVPIVRTFAPMVAGAGSMTYRTFLTYNVVGGAAWGAGVTAAGYWLGQIAFIKEHVEGIIVGIVLISVAPVALEVLRARGKSGSVAGPRARRSGHTTTQHGRHAKRSR
- a CDS encoding serine hydrolase domain-containing protein — protein: MSAHHGPATDSGSRAQQRDRLAQLARKVVAAGAPGVMVRVDDGRGKPVEVAEQAPWARSEHRLRLSDEFRMGSNTKTMMATLVLQLTAEGKLALTDPVDKWLPGQVPGGHAITLRMLLNHTSGLADYTEDPALLPSILGKDQRRWTSERLLAVGVRHDPLFAPGAKWSYSNTNYAAVGAVLENATGNSLAELVRDRIARPLGLKHTYYAEDSTWRGPHARGYEPDATHMPPGVPTEFRDYAGVPRAGHVDVSANSPSWGGAAGAVVSTARDWDRFSTALMSGRLLPAAQLAQLRTTVPIFPDRPKGPGYGLGIETLTTECGTVWSHDGGIPGYLSTHLTDPTGKRTASVLISTEAFAEFPDAFPALATASRALQSATLCAMFGKPAPGAARTG